The sequence TCCCTATCACGGTCGGGTGATGTAGATTGTCCAACCTCCATGCCTTCCTTGAGTGCTTTTACTTCGGCCTTCAACGTCTCAATCGTGCTAAGTGCATCCACAAGCCGACACTCCAAGGAAGTTATGGCCTCCTTCATCTTGAAATCCGCTTGCCGGCGACCCTCCAACTCCTTAAGAATGCTCTCGGTCTCCTCAAGGGTCTTGAACTTGCCGTCGGCCACATTCATGTGCCGACTTAATATCTCCACGGCCTGCCTTGCCACTTCCACCCTTGCGGCCCATTCTTCTCTACCGGTGACGTCTATGGCGCCTTATCCTAATTCATTGTCACTTTCTTCGGTAGTCGAGGGACGATGAGATGTTAGCATCTCGCTAGGTTTGGGATCGGGTAGCACCTCCTCATTACCCTTTTGATGTTTCTTCCCCTTACGGTTCTTCTTTCCACTATCCATACGGATGTTGGTGGTGCTGGCGTCATTTACGTCTCCTTTGGTAGCCATTCCCTTAGTATCAAACCTCGCTCGGATACCACGTTGTCACGGATTTAGAGTATTTGCTAAGACTCCGTGTGGCCCTCGATGACTTACTCACTAatctttcaagatcttgtaagttCAAGGAAGTCTTTAAGACTTGGAACGCTAAGAGAATGCTTTGAAAGACTtagaaagaacaagaaagagAGCTTTGAAGAGGGCTCTTGTATCTCTTTGGAAGATTGCTTTATAACTTGCTTGGTGCCTTTGCAAATGAAGGGCACCTttatttatactacttcctagggactaaagtgaaatttatatttacttTACAAGTCCTTAAAATAATTACACTTTGGTTCcctttctagagaattctacgATGTTATGGGACCTTCCCTAGCCTTCTTGAGACTTCCAAAAGGTTCTAGAGTTCTCCTCACAACTTTAGAACGTTCTGCCCTTATCGGGATGCGGAATCAGGCTGCAATTGTGGTGGGATGTAACAGTTATATGTGCTTTATGGATATTCTAATATCGTAAATTGAGACTTGAACATTCATATAAAGTATACAATAAAGTGCAAGATATCATATTTGTAGTTGTTATCTTAAAAGTAGATAAGCTTTAACGATACTATTATgaacatatatagaaagaagcactatttctatttaaaaaattgggTATAAAATTGTACATATATCGattttgtatatgaaaaatCAATATGTTTCAGTTTGTTCTTTGGATTCTGTATATGTTTGATGTGATAAGTGGAATTTGTGGATCTGGCCAGCCAAATTAGGAAAAGAAGTAATTTAACAAGGtgattgaattgtttatttaaGTGATCCGTCATGGGTTAGAATTGAATCCCAAAGATGAGAGTACGGCTCATTTTGTCTTTCAAATTAACATGTAATTAACTATATTTTGTGTATATAACCACCCCACACTAATGAAGAGttaaaaagaatagaagaaattAGTTGTGAGAAAATTCTCTTTTCTGTGTGTTTTACATCACTGTACAGatgcatatatatacacaactcacaaaatagGTGAACAACAAACTGCATGAAGATAATGGAGAACGTGACTGACCAACTATGAAACGTGTCCTACTTTATATAACCAACTAAGTGTCccactttgttttaaaaaaaataattacaaataataaaataaatatatatgaatgatCTTCCATAAACTTAGGAAACCTCTGCCTTCTTCATCGTAACTGTTtctgttgggttttatttgccgtgatttcttaccataaatagttttccttttaggaaaaggttttgaattgactaatccttttcttgtaggaaaaggtttaggactctataaatagaggaatgttccttctaacttaatcagcattcacaatgtagtcttaagggctttgagagttttggttagagggagaatttgtgggtcacaagtttgatacgttatctcttgtgtgaacctcccatgtattctgagtgaattggttgaggttgtttcccctctgtattttgtactctcatatttatagtggattttgctcatctcctttgtggacgtaggtcgattgaccgaaccacgttaaatctttgtgtcttttggtatatttctcgttgtcttcttactcgtggtctttcgaggtttgctttgctagcttccgcgtttacacctgcttattttcggtcctaacaagtggtatcagagccagattcaatgatggagtcaggtttagtggttcgataatcgatgattgaaccaggttagaaagaggtgttcatcttgacgggtgtagttctagccgcaacctttttgacagtaatgaagattttgttggagaaattgtttcagagaggttctctgtgttgagacataaattttgcaaaggagattatggagaggagaagcaagttgttgaagattgaGTGAAGAAGgtgaacaaatttattttgtcagaaattcaggtcAAGGgaagatttgttgggttttatttgccgtgatttcttaccataaatagttttccttttaggaaaaggttttgaattgactaatccttttcttgtaggaaaaggtttaggactctataaatagaggaatgttccttctaacttaatcagcattcacaatgtagtcttaagggctttgagagttttggttagagggagaatttgtgggtcacaagtttgatacgttatcTCTTGTGtaaacctcccatgtattctgagtgaattggttgaggttgtttcccctctgtattttgtactctcatatttatagtggattttgctcatctcctttgtggacgtaggtcgattgaccgaaccacgttaaatctttgtgtcttttggtatatttctcgttgtcttcttactcgtggtctttcgaggtttgctttgctagcttccgtgtttacacctgcttatttccgatCCTAACAGTTTCATCATTATCTACACCAACTTcccccctcaagttggaggGGGAGGAAAACATACCCAACTTGCGCAGAAGGTTACCGTGAAGAGGCCCTGTTAAGGGCTTGATGAATAAATCAGCTAACTGGAGTGAATGAGAGTGAAATTAAACCATCAAGAAATTGTAATcacataatttgaaatttcaattatgttattaaataacatatcacttagtttaaatatttacttttaaaaatttgataagTTCTCATCAAAAAAGAGTCTTAAACAGTTATGTAGTCCTAAACTACTCAAACTCTCCGCAAAACAAAGTCCTACgtgtttaaataatttgaatttttttggctATAAAGAAATAGTGTGAaaagttaatttaaatatttaattaaaaatgatagTTTGTCACAAAAAAAGTgttgattaaaatttatttttatgttttaaaattagtgCCAACAATCTGCAATTTTCTTTGCTATAAAGgagtaaattcaatataattattttgattaataaagttaattatGTATTAACAATAACACTAACAGAAGACAAAGTTTCAACATACTCATCCATATAAATTAGAATGTCTTTGACAGTTCAATTAGTTTCCTAGCATGCAGTTATGAGGAACAACAAAACTATTgtgaagaaataacaaaacaTGTCATTGAGatgcatttttttaattcagAAGATGATCAAATATCACTGGAACACGGGAAAAATGAATAAGAGAATTTGTATAAACCACAAATGATATCATTCACCACATAATTTTTCCTAATCCTTTCTCTGCCTTCTCGGTGCATTGAGACTGTTAGACGTACTCAATTCTCACATGAATCATCTTTCTTAAGATCTTGTTATGAACCTGCTTGTTGACTTCAACACCAATGGCATGTTTGGTAACATTTCAAACACGATCAATACATTTATGATAGAATCATTATTTTGTGAACTATTtctctaattaaaattttcttttcagaGAAAACTAATATACAGTAGTGGGCAAGAAAAATGGAAAGTTAAATAAATGTGGGCTTtgttaagtttatatattttatttttttaaaaaccgtCAGGTTAATTTTTGAAACCGCTTtaaatttctattttgtttttaggttgtaatttattatttaatataattaaagataattaataattaattaattgatattttaaaaattaagaaaaaagctATCACATATAGatgtttcaaataattaattttcattgaagaatttatcatactttaatCAGTTACAGAGGCTTACGGCAATTCAAATCCACTGTTttccaaattattattattatgttattttctaGAATTATTCTTTCAACACATTGAATTACCTTTTCATAACCATATAAATACGAGATTGATGGATAGTTAGTTAAGGAGGAAAAAGTACCTAATAGAATTTTAATCCACTTCAAAGAAGAGTTAGATCTCATGCAAATTGCATTTGGAAATATTCAAAATGACAAATGGAATTGTGAACAAATTTCCCGAAGATGTGTTGATGTATCTTATTCTGAAGCTCCCAATAAAGTCTATATTGCGATTCAAATCCATTTCTAAATCATTGTACAATCTCATGCAATCGTCAACATTCATCAATCGTCATCTCAATCATACCACTTCTACAAAAGATGAAATAATTCTCTTCAAACGCTCCGTTAAAGAAGGACACAACGAATTTAGAAGTATCATGTCGTTCCTTTCTAGTTATCATGATAACGATGATTTTTACCATGTTTCTCCAGATCTAGATGTTCCACATTTGACTTCCACTACTTCATGTATTTTTCATAGATTCATAGGTCCTTGTCGCGGTTTAATTCTTCTAACAGATAAAGTAGAGACAGTATTATTTAATCCAGCTACTAGAAATTATAGGCTACTCCAACCTAGCCCTTATGATAGTCCACTAGGTTTTCATCGTTCTATCAATGGCGTTGCATTTGGTTTTGACTCAATTTCAAATGATTACAAGATTATTAGGCTAGCTGAAGTTCGCGGAGAACCACCTTTCTATTGTTATACTGTGATACAATGGAGAGTCGAGATTTATGAATTGAGCATTGATTCATGGAGAGATGTAAATCATGGCGATCTACCATTGCCTTATGTGCATTGGTATCCCTGTGCTGAGTTGTTTTACAAAGGTGCTTCTCATTGGTTTGGTAACGGTAGATCAATTGAGATGCTTGCTTTTGATGTAAGTACAGAGACTTTTCGAAATATTAAAATGCCTCATACTTGTCATTCCAAAGACAGAAAGTGTTATGCACTCGTAGTGTTAAATGAGTATCTAACGTTGGTTTGTTACCCATATCCGGGGTGTAAAATCGATCCAGCAATAGATTTCATGGAAATTTGGGTAATGAAGGAGTATGGTGTGATTGAATCTTGGACTAATATACACATTATTGCACCACTCGTAATCGAATCACCGTTGGCAGTTTGGAGGAATCATATATTGTTTCTTCAAAGCATAAGTGGACATTTGATTtcttgtgatcttaattctCATGAAGTCAAGGAATTAAATTTAGATGGTTGGCCTGAAAGTTTGAGAGTAACAATTTTCACCGAAGGCTTGActttaatttcaaaagaaatccaACATAATAGTACACAACTTCAATAAAACTTCAACACCACATGTATTCATTTGGAAATACTTTTACACTCttctttattcttttggtgTTAAGTAGCTTGATTTATAAGCTTGTCTAGTTATTACTAATGCCTATTGTGTCAATAAATATGTTTCCTTGtgtttaaaattttgtaaaagcTTATATAGAATTTTCTTTTCATGCACGATAGTTAATACTTAGTTTAGTTTAATTTCTTATGTTTCATAGGCAAATAACTTCAGCTTTTACGGTTTCTAAAGTTCATACCAttcaaatttgtaaaaaataaatttaaattgcttataaatccaaaaattaaataaaataaatcctCATGTGATCACTCAAACTTATTGAAATTGCATAATAAAATCATACATTTATAAAGTTACTAACCGTTCGCATATTTACCTTACAAATTAACTATCACTAAAGAAATGTTCAAAACAATCTCTAAGCTTTGACACTTGAATTAATATAccatttcattttgtttaatGAAAATTGATCTAAGAAAGGCCTACGATATAGTGAGTTGGGAATTTCTGGAAGAGGCACTAATGGGGTATGGGTTTCCAACTAGgttcattcatttaattatgatgTGTGTAACTTATCCTATGTTTACAGTCAAAATTGTTaggttattaatattttaatattaatatgtaacatattaaattattttattttggagttataagaatgactaTTAGTAGGtatttgtgttttaaactaccaatttaatcatgctatttatttttgacttggtagccatttaatgccattacttttggctttattggttgaattcattgtgagataaaaacattccaataaacattgaaatggataacttctacatcatccattagcattgattatccatcactttatttcattcttaattcctccattactctttgtaacatatgtaactcctTCGTAAgctatgtaacctatgaaactcctaaggccattatcttcactatttactacctccattatcttcctattcattgctaggaagacttcttgtagtataaatgttaggtagtggagcctgattaattttaggttttcctatctattctctattttaggttttcctatttattctctatgtTAGgcttttctatttattctctatttattctctgtaaccaaaaatactctgatttattaatataaatatacctcaccgccgtggaagtttactcacggggttttaccacgaaatattgggttttctctctctctctctctagatttctcatctctttctcttaaaagttcttgtgttcttcattcatctagtgtgtgtgcgtgaattcgatcctaacaactagtatcagagctaaggagattcagcacgatcactgaagatggatagttcaaagcttggaatcgagaagtttgatggatccgatttcagtttctggaagatgcagatcgaagattatctgtaccagaaagatcttcacgaaccgttgaccggggtgaagccgaaatccatgacggaggagaagtggaaactcaaggatcgccaggctctagggttgatccggttgactttgtcaagaaacgtggcgttcaacatcgtgaaggagaagactacgtccggtctgttgaaggcactgtcaaacatgtatgaaaaaacATCGGcaatgaacaaggtatatttgatgcgtagattgttcaatttacagatgtctgagaatggatccgtttctgatcatataaacgagttcaatatgattgtgagtcaactcaattctgtggatattaatttcgaagatgaaattaaggcgttgattttgatgtcatctctgcccgagtcttgggatactgttgttgctgcgattagcagttcccgtggatctgagaaactgaagtttgatgaaatccgtgatgttgttcttagcgaaagtattcgcaaacgagaagtgggagattcatcgggcagtgctctcagcgttgatcgaagggggagaagtaagacgaaaggccaaaatcaacatggtcgatcaaaatcaaagaattgaggaaaatccctgaacagatcaaacgtgacttgttggaactgtggagaaaaagggcactttcggacgaactgtacaaagccaaagaagaaacagaatcagaaatttggagatgacaatgattctgtaaattcagca comes from Solanum pennellii chromosome 1, SPENNV200 and encodes:
- the LOC107030722 gene encoding F-box protein CPR30-like (The RefSeq protein has 5 substitutions compared to this genomic sequence), producing the protein MTNGIVNKFPKDVLMYLILKLPIKSILRFKSISKSLYNLMQSSTFINLHLNHTTSTKDEIILFKRSIKEGHNEFRSIMSFLSSYHDNDDFYHVSPDLDVPHLTSTTSCIFHRFIGPCRGLILLTDKVETVLFNPATRNYRLLQPSPYDSPLGFHRSINGVAFGFDSISNDYKIIRLAEVRGEPPFYCYTVIQWRVEIYELSIDSWRDVNHGDLPLPYVHWYPCAELFYKGASHWFGNGRSIEMLAFDVSTETFRNIKMPHTCHSKDRKCYALVVLNEYLTLVCYPYPGCKIDPAIDFMEIWVMKEYGVIESWTNIHIIPPLVIESPLAVWRNHILFLQSISGHLISCDLNSHEVKELNLDGWPESLRVTIFTQGLTLISKEIQHNSTQLQ